One Triplophysa dalaica isolate WHDGS20190420 chromosome 1, ASM1584641v1, whole genome shotgun sequence DNA segment encodes these proteins:
- the map2k5 gene encoding dual specificity mitogen-activated protein kinase kinase 5 isoform X3 — protein MLLLVLTNMCSMEAEGIVIRIKTPMGDMDSSVDCPSHLNFNDLLAAIRDVMPEATITAFEYEDEVGDRITVRSDEELKAMLSYYCNTVMEQRINGLLPEPLQIFPRAGKTPGIRNIHGLKVNTRPESSSGRGSSAADSLSNDSSLKKSSAELKKILTNGQINEHDLQYQEQLGHGNGGTVYKAHHLLGKRVVAVKVIPLDITVELQKQIMSELEILYKCDSPYIIKFYSAFFVENRISICTEFMDGGSLDVYWKIPEHVLGRIAVAVVNGLTYLWSLKILHRDVKPSNMLVNTRGQVKLCDFGVSTQLVNSIAKTYVGTNAYMAPERISGEQYGIHSDVWSVGISFMEFGWTGVLRFLLRAADSPCRQPVQTDVGLQLCMDHTQDLPLTHTPHTQKRSILVRLLECCTSSGNLPVGFVG, from the exons ATGCTTTTACTTGTTTTGACTAACATGTGCAGCATGGAAGCAGAAGGAATAGTTATTCGGATAAAGACACCCATGGGGGACATGGACTCATCAGTGGACTGTCCATCACATCTGAACTTCAATGATTTACTG GCGGCGATCAGAGATGTCATGCCTGAAGCTACAATCACAGCTTTTGAAT ATGAGGATGAAGTCGGCGACCGAATTACAGTTCGGAGTGATGAGGAGCTCAAAGCCATGCTGTCCTAT TATTGCAACACGGTGATGGAGCAGCGCATCAATGGATTGTTACCTGAGCCTTTACAGATTTTTCCACGAG CTGGTAAGACCCCAGGGATCCGGAACATACATGGCCTGAAG GTGAATACGCGGCCCGAATCCTCAAGTGGCAGGGGCTCATCTGCGGCTGATTCCCTGTCCAATGATAG CAGTTTAAAGAAGTCTTCAGCGGAGTTAAAGAAGATTTTGACAAACGGACAG ATAAATGAACATGACCTCCAGTACCAGGAGCAGCTTGGCCATGGAAATGGAGGAACAGTTTACAA AGCACATCATCTGCTTGGCAAGAGAGTTGTTGCGGTGAAG GTTATTCCTCTGGACATCACAGTGGAGTTGCAGAAGCAGATCATGTCGGAACTTGAGATCCTTTATAAG tgtGACTCTCCGTACATAATCAAATTCTACAGTGCATTCTTCGTGGAGAACAGAATATCTATATGCACTGAGTTTATGGATG GTGGTTCTCTGGATGTGTACTGGAAAATTCCTGAGCATGTCTTGGGGAGGATTGCAGTAGCT GTGGTAAATGGATTAACATACCTATGGAGCCTAAAGATTTTGCACAGAG ATGTGAAACCCTCCAACATGCTGGTGAACACTCGAGGTCAGGTCAAATTGTGTGACTTTGGAGTCAGCACACAG TTGGTGAACTCTATTGCTAAAACATATGTGGGAACCAACGCATACATGGCA CCAGAGCGGATATCAGGGGAGCAGTATGGTATTCACTCAGATGTATGGAGTGTAGGAATCTCTTTCATGGAG TTTGGGTGGACTGGTGTCTTGCGGTTTCTGCTGCGTGCTGCTGATAGTCCCTGCAGGCAGCCTGTCCAAACAGATGTTGGCCTACAGCTATGCATGGATCACACTCAGGatctcccactgacacacacaccacacactc AAAAGAGATCGATTCTCGTTCGGCTGCTGGAATGTTGTACCAGTTCAGGTAATTTACCTGTAGGTTTTGTTGGCTGA
- the map2k5 gene encoding dual specificity mitogen-activated protein kinase kinase 5 isoform X4: protein MLLLVLTNMCSMEAEGIVIRIKTPMGDMDSSVDCPSHLNFNDLLAAIRDVMPEATITAFEYEDEVGDRITVRSDEELKAMLSYYCNTVMEQRINGLLPEPLQIFPRAGKTPGIRNIHGLKVNTRPESSSGRGSSAADSLSNDSSLKKSSAELKKILTNGQINEHDLQYQEQLGHGNGGTVYKAHHLLGKRVVAVKVIPLDITVELQKQIMSELEILYKCDSPYIIKFYSAFFVENRISICTEFMDGGSLDVYWKIPEHVLGRIAVAVVNGLTYLWSLKILHRDVKPSNMLVNTRGQVKLCDFGVSTQLVNSIAKTYVGTNAYMAPERISGEQYGIHSDVWSVGISFMEKRDRFSFGCWNVVPVQVIYL, encoded by the exons ATGCTTTTACTTGTTTTGACTAACATGTGCAGCATGGAAGCAGAAGGAATAGTTATTCGGATAAAGACACCCATGGGGGACATGGACTCATCAGTGGACTGTCCATCACATCTGAACTTCAATGATTTACTG GCGGCGATCAGAGATGTCATGCCTGAAGCTACAATCACAGCTTTTGAAT ATGAGGATGAAGTCGGCGACCGAATTACAGTTCGGAGTGATGAGGAGCTCAAAGCCATGCTGTCCTAT TATTGCAACACGGTGATGGAGCAGCGCATCAATGGATTGTTACCTGAGCCTTTACAGATTTTTCCACGAG CTGGTAAGACCCCAGGGATCCGGAACATACATGGCCTGAAG GTGAATACGCGGCCCGAATCCTCAAGTGGCAGGGGCTCATCTGCGGCTGATTCCCTGTCCAATGATAG CAGTTTAAAGAAGTCTTCAGCGGAGTTAAAGAAGATTTTGACAAACGGACAG ATAAATGAACATGACCTCCAGTACCAGGAGCAGCTTGGCCATGGAAATGGAGGAACAGTTTACAA AGCACATCATCTGCTTGGCAAGAGAGTTGTTGCGGTGAAG GTTATTCCTCTGGACATCACAGTGGAGTTGCAGAAGCAGATCATGTCGGAACTTGAGATCCTTTATAAG tgtGACTCTCCGTACATAATCAAATTCTACAGTGCATTCTTCGTGGAGAACAGAATATCTATATGCACTGAGTTTATGGATG GTGGTTCTCTGGATGTGTACTGGAAAATTCCTGAGCATGTCTTGGGGAGGATTGCAGTAGCT GTGGTAAATGGATTAACATACCTATGGAGCCTAAAGATTTTGCACAGAG ATGTGAAACCCTCCAACATGCTGGTGAACACTCGAGGTCAGGTCAAATTGTGTGACTTTGGAGTCAGCACACAG TTGGTGAACTCTATTGCTAAAACATATGTGGGAACCAACGCATACATGGCA CCAGAGCGGATATCAGGGGAGCAGTATGGTATTCACTCAGATGTATGGAGTGTAGGAATCTCTTTCATGGAG AAAAGAGATCGATTCTCGTTCGGCTGCTGGAATGTTGTACCAGTTCAGGTAATTTACCTGTAG